The following proteins are co-located in the uncultured Tolumonas sp. genome:
- a CDS encoding phosphoethanolamine--lipid A transferase → MNFLRRFSLQLTPARQILLAAWFFITFTNFSFWQAAFNAIGTDNWHSVLFLAALYLLLITWLNQILSLLLLPWLFKPLLSVLLLGGATTAYFMDSYGVVIDREMIRNTLMTDPREAGELLSLKLGLYLLLLGVLPVVLLLRSKIHYASFMKEVGYKFLTLVMTLVISSGVAAAYYVDIASFARNNTYIRHMIVPVNYVGAIQSYISSTLSGGKIVVAPLGEDAKKGAKITAGGQKKVLTVIVVGEAARASEFSLNGYARDTNPELSKLDIVNYRNVSSCGTETAVSVPCMFSKFTRQDYSDSKAKRNENLVDVLKHAGFDLLWKDNNSSSRGVAVRIGEQNVQDLKVPGLCTNGECFDEILLYQLQDYIDKLTNDGVIVLHMKGSHGPAYYLRSPEKFKKFLPECRTNQLQDCPRQELINAYDNTIVYSDYVLSQVIKLLQQNNQRFDTAMLYMADHGESTGEKGIYLHAAPYMIAPEEQTHIGALQWFSPSFLQRMKLDKNCLLRKADEPLSQDNLFHSVLGLLDVKTSAYDTSLDMFASCTTK, encoded by the coding sequence ATGAATTTTTTACGTCGATTTTCACTGCAACTCACACCTGCCCGCCAGATCTTACTGGCGGCATGGTTTTTTATTACCTTTACCAACTTTTCGTTCTGGCAGGCTGCGTTTAATGCCATCGGCACGGACAACTGGCATAGCGTGCTGTTTTTAGCCGCGCTTTACCTGCTGTTGATCACCTGGCTGAATCAGATCCTCTCTTTGTTGTTGCTGCCATGGTTATTCAAACCGCTCTTGTCGGTGCTGTTATTAGGTGGCGCGACAACCGCCTATTTCATGGATAGTTATGGTGTCGTCATTGACCGCGAAATGATACGCAACACTTTAATGACCGACCCTCGTGAAGCCGGAGAATTACTCAGTCTAAAACTGGGCCTTTATCTTTTGTTACTCGGTGTATTGCCCGTGGTGTTACTACTGCGCAGCAAGATCCACTATGCGTCGTTTATGAAAGAGGTTGGTTATAAGTTTCTGACGCTGGTAATGACGCTGGTGATCAGCAGTGGGGTTGCCGCCGCTTATTACGTTGATATCGCCTCTTTTGCCCGTAATAACACCTATATTCGTCACATGATTGTGCCAGTGAACTATGTTGGCGCGATCCAATCGTATATCAGTAGCACATTGAGCGGCGGCAAAATCGTCGTTGCGCCGTTGGGCGAAGATGCGAAGAAAGGCGCCAAGATCACTGCCGGTGGTCAGAAAAAAGTGCTGACTGTGATTGTGGTCGGTGAAGCGGCGCGTGCCAGTGAGTTCAGCCTGAATGGTTATGCCCGTGACACGAACCCTGAGCTGAGTAAGCTGGATATCGTGAATTATCGTAACGTCAGTTCATGCGGTACCGAAACGGCAGTGTCGGTGCCTTGCATGTTCTCTAAATTCACGCGTCAGGACTACAGCGACAGCAAAGCCAAACGCAATGAAAATCTGGTGGATGTGCTGAAACATGCTGGTTTTGATTTGTTGTGGAAAGATAACAATTCCAGCAGTCGTGGTGTCGCAGTGCGCATCGGTGAACAGAATGTACAAGATCTGAAAGTACCGGGTTTGTGTACTAACGGGGAATGTTTTGATGAAATTCTGCTGTATCAGTTACAGGATTACATCGATAAGCTGACTAACGATGGTGTCATTGTCTTGCACATGAAAGGTAGTCATGGCCCTGCTTATTACCTGCGTTCACCGGAGAAATTTAAAAAATTCCTGCCAGAATGCCGCACCAATCAGCTACAAGATTGCCCGCGTCAGGAACTGATCAACGCTTATGACAACACCATTGTGTATAGCGATTATGTGTTGAGTCAGGTGATAAAATTACTGCAGCAAAACAACCAACGTTTTGATACCGCGATGTTGTATATGGCTGATCATGGTGAGTCAACCGGCGAGAAAGGCATTTATCTGCATGCCGCGCCGTATATGATTGCACCGGAAGAACAAACCCATATCGGCGCATTACAATGGTTTTCACCGAGCTTTTTGCAACGCATGAAGCTGGATAAGAACTGCTTGTTGCGGAAAGCCGATGAACCACTTTCGCAGGATAATCTGTTCCATTCTGTGCTGGGTCTGCTGGATGTCAAAACCAGTGCGTATGACACTTCGCTGGATATGTTTGCTTCCTGCACCACAAAATAA
- the dinB gene encoding DNA polymerase IV yields MRKIIHVDMDCFFAAVEMRDNPALVSLPLAIGSPAERRGVISTCNYVARRYGIRSAMATAHALRLCPRLVLLPGRMALYREVSRQVMQIFARYSEIIEPVSIDEAYIDVTDSPLFQGSATRIAEAIRADIQRELNLTASAGVAPNKFLAKIASEQNKPDGLFVLSPPQVPEFVRQLALSRIPGIGGKTAERLNAVGLHTCADVQLFPRQQLLLQFGKTGLMLLERAYGIDERQLNTSRERKSVGVETTFAVDIALEEQGHAILPQLLAELSKRLQRREWRGQIARQGVKIKFADFQQTTVERSVNRFSPPLFDELLHEAWLRGGGKPVRLVGINIGFPAAENTQQLPLDLQ; encoded by the coding sequence AGCCCGGCGGAGCGTCGCGGCGTCATTTCGACCTGTAATTATGTCGCGCGTCGTTATGGCATTCGTTCAGCCATGGCGACGGCACATGCATTGCGTCTTTGCCCGCGTTTAGTATTACTGCCGGGCCGAATGGCGTTATACCGCGAAGTGTCGCGCCAAGTTATGCAGATCTTTGCCCGCTACAGCGAGATCATTGAACCTGTCTCGATCGATGAAGCTTATATTGATGTCACTGACAGCCCATTATTTCAAGGCAGTGCAACACGTATTGCGGAAGCGATACGGGCAGATATTCAGCGCGAATTAAATCTCACCGCATCCGCGGGAGTGGCACCGAATAAATTCTTAGCCAAAATTGCCTCTGAACAAAATAAACCCGACGGTCTGTTTGTCTTATCGCCACCGCAAGTGCCGGAGTTTGTCCGCCAGCTGGCGTTATCGCGTATTCCCGGTATCGGTGGCAAAACGGCTGAGCGATTAAACGCGGTAGGGTTGCACACCTGTGCCGATGTGCAGCTGTTTCCCCGTCAGCAATTACTGCTGCAATTTGGCAAAACCGGCTTGATGTTATTAGAGCGGGCCTATGGTATCGATGAACGCCAGTTGAACACCTCACGGGAGCGCAAATCGGTGGGAGTAGAAACAACTTTCGCGGTGGATATTGCGCTAGAAGAACAGGGGCATGCGATATTGCCGCAATTGCTGGCGGAGTTGTCGAAGCGCTTACAGCGCCGTGAATGGCGCGGGCAGATCGCGCGGCAAGGTGTCAAAATCAAATTTGCCGATTTTCAGCAAACTACAGTTGAACGTTCGGTGAATCGATTTTCACCACCACTATTTGATGAGCTATTACATGAAGCCTGGCTGCGTGGCGGGGGAAAACCGGTGCGGTTGGTGGGCATCAATATTGGTTTCCCTGCCGCCGAAAATACGCAACAGCTGCCGCTTGATCTGCAATAA